Genomic window (Mesorhizobium sp. M4B.F.Ca.ET.058.02.1.1):
TTTATCAATGGAACGCGGCGACCAAAGCAGTTCAGGTCGGTGCCAGACTGGCCTCTATTTCCACTCCGATTGCCCCGGAGATTGATACGGCCGGCCCAACCGCCACCCCGGGAGCTCCCGTGGCCGCAGGCTCGTTTGACTATGTCTGCAACGGTGCTACATCGACCTGCAATTGCACAGGCGCATATTGCGTCGTTGGAGTTTGGTCTGCCTCAAATTTCAACACGATCTATGCTGGTGATGACGGACAATGTGGGCCTGTAGCCGGCAGTCGTCCCGGAATGTGCGACTTCGATCCCTTGCTGCAACCAGCTAATGTGGTCGTCCGTTATACCGCTACCGGGCTTGGCTACCAGACACGGGCGGCCGGCCCGGTGCCGACAATCTCTGTCAGCCTGCAGAACATGACCTACCAGTTCTTCTTCCTGGGCGGACTGCTCGGGTTCGGAAATATGACCATGCCCTCCATGCTCAGCACGGTCACGGGCGAAGATTTGAAGAGTACCTCGCCATGAACGCTATCAACACCAAGGTCCTTCCGACCAGACGCAAGCAGGTCGCCCTGTTCTCGTCCGATCCGCAGTTCAAGCGCGATGTCGCGACCAGGCTCGATGCGCTGGCGATCTATGACGTGCAGGTCTCGGAGACAGCCGACTTCCTCAAGGGGCCGCCTGCGGATACCCGGCCGGGTATCGTCATCCTCGACCTTGGCAATGGCGAGCTGCTCGGCCAGCCGGGCATCGTCGAGGCGCGCTCCAAATGGGCGTCGGTGCCGCTGATCGCGATTTCCGATGAGTTGGCGTCGGAGCAGACGCGCGTGCTCGTGCGCATGAACGCTTCGGACTGGCTGCACAAGCCGCTCGATGCCAAGGAGCTGCTCAACGCCGTCACCTTCCACGACACCGGCAACCAGGGCACCAAGAGCCGCATCATCACCTTCATCGCCGCCAGCGGCGGCGCCGGCGCCACCACGCTCGCGCTATCGGCGGCGGAATACCTGGCGGGCAAGTCGACCGAGCGCGCGGCCTCGACCTGCCTGGTCGATCTCGATTTCCAAAGCGCCAATTGCGGCGCCTATCTCAACCAGTTCAACCAGTTCGACCTTTCGGGCATCATCGGCCAGCCGGAGCGCCTCGATGTCGAATTGATGGACGTGATCAAGCTGTCGCGCCCGTCGGGGCTCACGCTCTACTCCTTCGAGCGGCCGCAGCTGCCCTTTGAGCCGCATGGCGCCGATTTCGTTTTCCGGCTGCTCGACCTCGTCGCCTACCGGTTCGACGACATCGTCATCGACCTGCCTAACATCGAGACGCCCTGGCACAATTCCGTGCTGCAGACGAGCGACGAGATCTTCATCGTCTTCGAGCTCAACGTCGCCTCGCTCAGGCAAGGCAAGCGACTCTACAAGAAGATCCGCGAGCTGCGCGGCAACCAGGTGAACATCACGCTGGTGGCCAACAAGCACAAGCGCAAATGGTTCGGCAACCACTTCTCGCGCAGCGAGCTGGAGAAGATCTTCAAGGCGCCGCACATCAAGTCGGTGGCGCTCGACAACGCGCTTTTGACCGACGCGCTGAATCGCGCCATTCTGCCCTCCGAAGTCGACGGGCGGGCGCGCTTCAACAAGGACCTGAAGCTGATGTTCAAGGAGCGGCTCAGCGATGCCAGTCGCTAGAGCAGTTCCAGGAAAAGTGCGCAGCGGTTTTCCGTCCGGAATTGCGTCAAGACAGATGCCCGGGGCGGGTCTGCGTTTCCATGAAACGCTGAACCGCTCCAGGTGGCAAATTATCCGTGCCCTCGCTTGCGCGTGCATCGCGGTGACAGCGCTGGCGTCGAGCCTGCCGCCGGCCGGGGCCAGGTCCGCGCTTGCCGACCGGCCGCCGCTGCCGGCCATGGGGCCAAGCCTGCGCAAGGCGGTCGCCTTCCAGACCAGCGAACAGACCGGCACGATCATCATCCGCAAGGACGAGAAGGCGCTCTATCTGGTGACGAACCGGGGCCAGGCGCTGCGCTACCAGATCAGCGTCGGCCGCGACGGCTTCGGCTGGACCGGGACGGTCGAGGTCGGGGCCAAGACCGAATGGCCGGAATGGCGGCCGCCCAAGGAGATGCGCGCCCGCCAGCCCGAGCTGCCGGCGATGGTGCCCGCCGGGCCCTACAACCCTCTCGGCGCGCGCGCGCTCTATCTTTCACGCGGCGGACGTGACACGCTCTATCGCATACATGGCACCAACGATCCCAAGGGTGTCGGTTTCGACGGCACGTCGGGCTGCTTTCGCCTGACCAATACCGACGTGATCGATCTCTTCAAACGCGTCGCGGTGGGCGCAAAGGTGGTGGTGGAATGACTATGATCAGGGACCCGGACATTCCGGCAATCGAGCTCGGCGCTCAGGAAGCCGCCGTCGGCAAACCCAGCCGCAAAGGCACGATCGGCGTTGTCGTGGCGGGCGCCGCGCTGGTCACGCTGGTGAACCTGACCGCAGCCGTCTACCTCTACCGCGGCATCAGCGACCTGCGCAGCGTGGAAGCGCGGCTGGAGCAGCTCGGTCAGTTCGAGCAACGCATTAGCGCCCGGCTCGATACCGTCAACAACGGTTTCCAGAGCCGGTTCGAAAAGCTCGACGACCAGTTGCAGGCGAAGTTCAACGAGGTCAACGGCGGTATCGCCCGGTTGGGGCAGAGCCGGCCTTCCATCGCCGACGAACCTATGGCCAGCGCTCCGGAGCCGGCAGTAGCCCCCACCAGCAGCGAGGCGGAGACGCCGGCCGTCGCCGAAAACATGGCGAACCCAGGGTCGGTCGAAATGCCACAGCCTAGGAAGCGAGCAGCGCCGCCTGC
Coding sequences:
- a CDS encoding AAA family ATPase; this encodes MNAINTKVLPTRRKQVALFSSDPQFKRDVATRLDALAIYDVQVSETADFLKGPPADTRPGIVILDLGNGELLGQPGIVEARSKWASVPLIAISDELASEQTRVLVRMNASDWLHKPLDAKELLNAVTFHDTGNQGTKSRIITFIAASGGAGATTLALSAAEYLAGKSTERAASTCLVDLDFQSANCGAYLNQFNQFDLSGIIGQPERLDVELMDVIKLSRPSGLTLYSFERPQLPFEPHGADFVFRLLDLVAYRFDDIVIDLPNIETPWHNSVLQTSDEIFIVFELNVASLRQGKRLYKKIRELRGNQVNITLVANKHKRKWFGNHFSRSELEKIFKAPHIKSVALDNALLTDALNRAILPSEVDGRARFNKDLKLMFKERLSDASR
- a CDS encoding L,D-transpeptidase, yielding MTALASSLPPAGARSALADRPPLPAMGPSLRKAVAFQTSEQTGTIIIRKDEKALYLVTNRGQALRYQISVGRDGFGWTGTVEVGAKTEWPEWRPPKEMRARQPELPAMVPAGPYNPLGARALYLSRGGRDTLYRIHGTNDPKGVGFDGTSGCFRLTNTDVIDLFKRVAVGAKVVVE
- a CDS encoding TadE/TadG family type IV pilus assembly protein; the protein is MIRLFARSEDGATMVEMAIVSTLLFMLVLGFIDFGYALYQWNAATKAVQVGARLASISTPIAPEIDTAGPTATPGAPVAAGSFDYVCNGATSTCNCTGAYCVVGVWSASNFNTIYAGDDGQCGPVAGSRPGMCDFDPLLQPANVVVRYTATGLGYQTRAAGPVPTISVSLQNMTYQFFFLGGLLGFGNMTMPSMLSTVTGEDLKSTSP